CCGGACTAGTGTTGCCGCTCACGTCGAAGTTCCTGGTCGACGACGTCATCACCAAGCACCGAACCGACCTGCTGATGCCGCTTGCCGCCTTCGCCGTCGTCATGACGGTCATCCAAGGCGGTACCTCGTTCGCCCTGTCCCAGGTCGTGAGCATCGCGGCGCAACGGGCGATCACCGAGATGCGCAAGCGCGTGCAGGCGCACGTGCTTCGTTTGCCCGTCTCGTACTTCGATTCGACCAAGACGGGCGTCCTGATCTCGCGCGTGATGACAGACGCCGAGGGCGTGCGGAATCTGGTGGGAACCGGCCTCATCCAGCTCGTCGGCAGCATGCTGACCGCGGTCTTGTCGCTCGGCGTGCTTTTCTATGTGAACTGGAAGCTCACCGGCGCCACGCTCGTGCTGCTCGGCATTTTTGGCCTGATGATGACGACGGCGTTCAGCCGCCTGCGCCCGCTCTTTCGCGAGCGCGGCGCGATCAACGCCGAAGTCACGGGCCGTCTCACGGAGACGATCGGCGGCGTGCGCCTCGTGAAGGTCTACGTCGCCGAGCCGCGCGAGCGTCTCGTCTTCGCGCGCGGCGTGCACAAGCTGTTTCGCAACGTCGCCAAGACGATCACCGGCACGTCGGCCGTCGGCGCCGGCACGGCAGTCCTCACGGGACTGATCGGCGTCCTGCTCATCGTGATCGGCGGTCCGTCGGTGTTGAATGGATCGATGACACTCGGCGACATGTTCATGTACGTCTTCTTCATCGGACTCCTCGCCGCGCCGCTCGTGCAGATGGCATCCATCGGCACGCAGGTGAGCGAGGCCTTCGCCGGCCTGGATCGGATCGCCGAGATCCGGGCGATGACGACCGAAGACCAGGCTGACGCCGACAAGGAGACCGTGAACGACGTCAACGGAGACGTCGAGTTCCAGGACGTCTCGTTCGAGTACGTGCCCGACACGCCGGTCCTCAAGCACGTGTCGTTCAGCGCGGAAGCCGGTTCCACGACGGCGCTCGTCGGCTCGAGCGGATCCGGAAAGAGCACGCTGATCGGATTGGTGATGGCGTTCAACCATCCCAAGAGCGGCCGCGTGCTCGTCGACGGCAAGGACATCGCGAACGTCAAGCTGCGCGACTTCCGCTCGCACGTCGGCGTCGTGATGCAGGACAACTTCCTGTTCGACGGCACCGTCCGCGAGAACATCGCGTTCAGCAAGCCGGGCGCGACCGACGAGGAGGTCCGCACCGCCGCCCACATCGCGCACTGCGACGAATTCGTCGACCGCTTCGAGAAAGGGTACGATACGATCGTCGGCGAGCGCGGCGTGAAGCTGTCGGGCGGCCAACGCCAGCGCGTCGCCATCGCGCGCGCGATCCTCGCCGATCCGAGAATCCTCATTCTCGACGAAGCCACGTCGAGCCTGGACAGCGAGAGCGAGGCGATGATCCGCGATGGTCTCCGCTCGCTGCGTCACGGACGCACGACCTTCGTCATCGCGCACCGCCTCTCGACGATCGAGAGCGCCGACCAGATCCTCGTCCTCGAGAACGGCGAGATCGTCGAACGCGGCTCCCACCGCCAACTCCTCGCGCTCGGCGGTCGCTACCGCCAACTGTACGAGCGTCAGTACGGCGCCGAGAAGGACGAGTACATCAACCCCGGCGAAGATTTCCTGACCGTCGCCGGCAAGGACGTTGTGCGAAAGCTCTGAGTTTCGCTCCAGCTGCAATTGCAGCGGCAACTGCAACCGCGACGACAAGAACGACAAACTGCTCACCGCAGAGACGCGGAGCACGCAGAGGCCCGCAGAGATTTTCGATGGGCGTCGGGCGCCCGCGTGCAATAGGCGGGATCTTTCGGTTACTGCCGCTCGGCCTCGATCCTGCCTCTGATGGAAATGGGCCGAGCGGCTCCTTCCGAAGTCTTTCAGGCGCCGAGCCCTCTGCGGCCCTCTGCGTCTCTGCGGTGAGCTGTTGCAGGTGTGTTGCAGCTCTGCGGCCCCAAAGGGTCAGGAATCAGCTCGAAGCGCCTCGACCGGGTTGACCGTCGCCGCGCGGCGCGCGGGCACGAACGCCGCCGCGATCGTCGACGCCAGGACGACGCCGATGCCGATCGCGTAGCCGAACGGGTCGTAGACGTTGATCCACATGAACGACGCCGCGAAGAGCTTCGACACGCCGAGCGCCGCGAGCCCGCCGACCGCCGTGCCGACGACCGCGAGACGCGTAGCGTTCCCGAGCACCAAGCCGATCAGCGAGCGACCCGACGCACCCAGCGGCATCCGCACGCCCATCTCGCGCATGCGTTGCGCGACGAGATCGGAAAGCACGCCGTACACGCCCGCGATCGTCAGGAGCAGCGCGACCGCGCCGATGAACCAGGCGATCGCGTACGACACTTGGTACGGATAGACCTGCACGTCCATCGCCTGCTCGAGCGTGTGCACGTCGCCGATCGCGCTCGAGTCGATGGCCGCCACGGCGCGGCTCAGCGTCGCGCGCGCGACGAGTGCGTCGCCCGTCACGCGCACGAGGAGAAACGAGTTCCTCGCGTCGACCGGCTGCGGATAGTAGACGACGGGGGTCTCGGGGCTTCGACCCACCCACCCGGGCGTCGCGTTTCTCGCCACGCCGACGACCGACGCCCGATGGTACGGCGTGAGTCGCTTTCGCGAATCGCCGGTCGCCGCCATCACGACGTCTTTGCCGATTGGATCGACGCCCGGCCACACGCGTGCCGCCGCGGCTTGGGAGACGACGGCGACCGAACTGTTGTCTCGCCCTTCGTCCGCCGAGAAGCCGCGCCCGCGGACGATGGGGAGCTCGAGCACCGCAAAATATTCCGGCGAGACGAGATTGAAGTCGAATCGAATCGCCGTCGAGTCGCCTGCCTTGATCTCCACCTTGTCCAGGCCACCGTCGAGCGGAGGCCGTTCAGCGCTCGCCACAGCGAGCACGGTGTGATCCGCGACAATGCGCTCGATCACTTGCCGCGGAACGCTGTCACTCATCGACATTTGCACGATGTTTCTCGTGCGAAACCCGACATCCAACTGCCCGTGGACCATCGCCGCTCGCAACAGGACGCCGGTGCAGACGAGCAGCAATACGCTCACGGCGATTTGTCCGAACAGGAGCAGCGCCCGCAGCGTTGATCTCCGAAACGGCGTATCGAAGTCTCCGCGCGACGCGCGCACGACGCTCGGACGGGTCGATTGAATCGCCGGCATCAGACCAAAGCCGATTGCGGACACGAACGCCGCCGCGAGCATGAAGCCGAGCACGCGGCCGTCCGGCTCCAGCGCCGGCAGGTGAACGAGGCCGGCGATCGTATCGGGCATCGTCGCGAAAAACGCATGCACGCCGGCTCGCACCGTCACTCTCGAAACCGCGTACGCAAGCGCCGCGCACGGCACCGCGAGGAGCAGCGCCTCGGTGAGCAATTGCTTCACCACGCGTCCGCGTCCGGCGCCAAGCGCCAGCCGGATGCCCATCTCGCGCTGACGGGCCATCCCGCGCGCCAGCATCATGTTCGCGACGTTCGCGCACGCCGTGAGCATGACGAGGAGAAGGGCGACGGCAACCGGCATGAACACCGCGATGGCCTCGCGGTCGAGCGGCACCGACGTTCCCTTCGGAATGAGCTGCAGAAATCGGTCGAGCAAGTCACGCCGCCCTGACGGCGTCGTGTTGATGATCCATGCACGAAGCCTCGACAACGCTTGGTCCGGGCTGAGCAGGGGTCGAACGTGGCCCGTGACGGTGATCGGCGTCGAATCTCCGAGCGGCTTCATGGTGAGCGGGGCCCAGAACTGCACCGGCACGGATCCGAGTCCGCTGAACCCCGGCCGCGCGACCCCGACGATCGTCATCAGCGTGCGATCCACGAGAACCGCCCTGCCGACGATCGCCGTGTCGCCGCCGAATGACGATTGCCATGTGTCGTAGCTCAGCACCGTCCGATCGTCGCCACGACGCCGACGACGAACGTCGGCGCCCGGCGGAGGGTCCTAAGCCCGTGGCTCACGTCCTGCGTCAGCTCGTCGAGCCACCGCCAGCGCATCGTGTCGCGCGCCGCTTCGGCGTGCACGGTCAGATTGCCGAGCGCGCGCCGCGTCGTGCGCGTCGGGCGGCGACATGCCGTTGGCCACGTTGCGCTCCGTCTCGCGCTCGAGATGGTAGCGCAGCTCGTCATCGAGCTCTGCGTCGGCGCCGCGTCGATCGAGCAGCGCGCGAAGACGGATGAGAAACGACGTGAGCATGGTCGTCAGCCGGTGCGCAGGATCAAGCCGAGCGCCTGCTGAAAGCGCTCCCACTCGCGCCGCTCGGTGTCGAGCTGTTTGAGCCCGTTGGGCGTGAGCTCGTAGAAGCGCGCGCGGCGGTTGTTCTCCGACGTGCCCCATCGCCCTTTGATGAGCCCCTTGCCCTCGAGGCGGCGCAACGCGGGATAGAGCGAGCCGTAGTTCACGTCCAGCACCCCTTTCGACACGACCTGGATCGACTGGGTCATGTCCCAGCCGTTCGCCGGGCCGGCGCGAAGCAGACGAAGGACGATCAGGTCGAGCGTGCCCTGCAGGAGGTCGGTCTTGCGCGCGGTCATCATTCCTCTAGATTGCCAATAGGAACACGATGCGGCCGGACCTCTAGATTGTCAATAGGAGTGTCCGCCCGGCCGGCGTGTTACGTTTCCTGGGTCGCGGCTCGCCACGACGGGACGTCCGGATGGCTCGGTCGTCCCTGGAACGAGGGACCCCATCGGCGGCGAACCCCACCCGCTTTTCTCCAACGCCCCGTATCGATGTTGTTGTCGCTCTTGTCTGCCGCATTCCTGGCCTTTTCGCGGACCGATTCGCGCGTGATTCGCGCGGCCGAGGACAGCCTGCGCTGCGCTCCCGGCGAACGCCGTGTCGAGATCGCCGCGGCCGCCGATCCGCGCCCCGGCTACTCCTCCGACGAACAGCTGCAGTACTCCGCCTACTATGGAAAGCTGCGCGTCGGCAGCGGCGAGATGCGGCTCGCCGGCCGCGACACCGTGCGCGGCCACTCCACGTGGAAGGCGATGTTCATCATGGACGGCGGTATTCCGGGCGCGCACGTCCATGACACCACCATCACGTGGTTCGATTCGGTCACGTTCAATTCCATGCGCTTCGTGCAGCGCGTGCACGACCCCGGATATCACGCTGACCGCGACACGCACATTTTCCCGGAAGACAAGACGTTTCGAACGAAGGACGGCGAGGTCCATCCGTCGGTCGCCGATCCACTCGACGACATGTCGCTCGTCTATCTCGTCCGCACGCTGCCGCTCGAGCCGGGACAGTGTTACGTGCTCAGCCGCTACTTCAAACCGGAAAGCAACCCGGTCGTCGTGCACGTCGTCCGCCGCGACACGGTGGACGTACCCGCCGGCCGTTTTCCCGCGATCATGCTGCGGCCCGAGATCAAGACGAAAGGCATCTTCTCGAAGGACGGCCACGCCGAGCTCTGGCTCGCCGACGATTCGGCGCGTACGGTGCTGCAGCTCAAGACCGGTCTCTCGTTCGGATCGATCAGCCTGAAGCTGAAACACATCGGACGCAATCCGTGACGCGTCCAGCATCGCGCCGCGATCGCGCACGTTCGCGTTAAGACATCTAAACGCGGATCTATGCGCTCCCTCGGACTACGCGACTTCCCAACCCCGCGTAGCCTCCGCGCGTAGAGAAGGTGTCCATTCAATTTGCGAACACCTTCGAGGCCGCCGTGTCACCTCGCCGATCGATATCACTGTTGCTCGTTCTGCTGCTGGGCGCGTTCGCTCCGTCGCGCCTCCACGCGCAGGGCGACGCGGACATCATTCGCGGCCGCGTCATCGGGCCCGACAAGAAGCCGGTCGAAAACGTCACCGTCACCGCGACGTCGCTCGTCAACCAGACGTCGCGCACCGCGAAGACCAACAAGGACGGCCGCTTCTCGATCATCTTCAACGGCGGCGGCGGCGATTACATGATGGCGTACATCGCGATCGGCTTCGCGCCGACGCGATTCGAGGTGAAGCGCGAGGTCGATGAGGATATTCTCATCGCCGACGCGACGGTGAACAAGACGGCGGTGTCGCTCGACGCGGTGCGCGTGACCGCGGGGCGCGAGCGTCCCGACCGCAACGGCAACTCGCTCGACGTCGGCGGCCGCGACCAGGCCGTCAACACGAACAACGTGCCGATCGACATCCTCGGGGATCTCTCGGCGATGGCGGCGACGCTTCCCGGCGTCACGTTGATTCCCGGCGCCGACGGCGCCGCGAGCGGATTCTCGGTGCTCGGACTGGGCGCCGACCAGAACAACATCACGCTCAACGGACTGAACTTCGCCGGCACGGACCTGCCGCGCGACGCCACGACGCAGCAGCGGGTGACGACGTCGAGCTTCGATCCGTCGCGTGGCGGATTCTCCGGCGCACAGATCTCGCTGCGCACGAACAGCGGCACCAACTACATCACCCGGTCGCTGCACCAGACCGTCGACGCGCCGGACCTTCAGTACTCGAACGCCATCGGCCGTGCGCTCGGCCAACCCTTTACGAACTTGCAGCTCAGCGGGAGCGCCGCGGGGCCCTTCGTTCTCGACAAAGCGTTCTATGCGCTGTCGTGGCAGGCGGGCCGCCGGTCCAGCAATCTGCAGGATTTGCTGAACCTGACCGGGGACCCCCTGGCACTCGAAACCGTCGGCGTCTCGCCCGACTCGGTCCAGCGCCTCATCTCACTGCTGAACCAGGCGCAGATTCCGCTCACGAACAACGCGATCCCGAGTTCCAAGCTCACGCAGAATGGCTCGTTCCTGTCGAGCTTCGATTTCGCGCCGAGCGGCGGCCACTTCTATAACGTCACCGTGAATGGCCGCTGGCAGGGTCAGGACGGCGCCAGCCTCTCGAATACGGCGGTGCCGGACCACGGCGGCGACAACCGCTCGTACGGTGGCACGCTCCAGGCCCGGCACT
This genomic stretch from Gemmatimonadaceae bacterium harbors:
- a CDS encoding ABC transporter ATP-binding protein produces the protein MAKYDKTRAWKEAKELVAEHKTSLAIGFGLMLINRVAGLVLPLTSKFLVDDVITKHRTDLLMPLAAFAVVMTVIQGGTSFALSQVVSIAAQRAITEMRKRVQAHVLRLPVSYFDSTKTGVLISRVMTDAEGVRNLVGTGLIQLVGSMLTAVLSLGVLFYVNWKLTGATLVLLGIFGLMMTTAFSRLRPLFRERGAINAEVTGRLTETIGGVRLVKVYVAEPRERLVFARGVHKLFRNVAKTITGTSAVGAGTAVLTGLIGVLLIVIGGPSVLNGSMTLGDMFMYVFFIGLLAAPLVQMASIGTQVSEAFAGLDRIAEIRAMTTEDQADADKETVNDVNGDVEFQDVSFEYVPDTPVLKHVSFSAEAGSTTALVGSSGSGKSTLIGLVMAFNHPKSGRVLVDGKDIANVKLRDFRSHVGVVMQDNFLFDGTVRENIAFSKPGATDEEVRTAAHIAHCDEFVDRFEKGYDTIVGERGVKLSGGQRQRVAIARAILADPRILILDEATSSLDSESEAMIRDGLRSLRHGRTTFVIAHRLSTIESADQILVLENGEIVERGSHRQLLALGGRYRQLYERQYGAEKDEYINPGEDFLTVAGKDVVRKL
- a CDS encoding FtsX-like permease family protein, yielding MLSYDTWQSSFGGDTAIVGRAVLVDRTLMTIVGVARPGFSGLGSVPVQFWAPLTMKPLGDSTPITVTGHVRPLLSPDQALSRLRAWIINTTPSGRRDLLDRFLQLIPKGTSVPLDREAIAVFMPVAVALLLVMLTACANVANMMLARGMARQREMGIRLALGAGRGRVVKQLLTEALLLAVPCAALAYAVSRVTVRAGVHAFFATMPDTIAGLVHLPALEPDGRVLGFMLAAAFVSAIGFGLMPAIQSTRPSVVRASRGDFDTPFRRSTLRALLLFGQIAVSVLLLVCTGVLLRAAMVHGQLDVGFRTRNIVQMSMSDSVPRQVIERIVADHTVLAVASAERPPLDGGLDKVEIKAGDSTAIRFDFNLVSPEYFAVLELPIVRGRGFSADEGRDNSSVAVVSQAAAARVWPGVDPIGKDVVMAATGDSRKRLTPYHRASVVGVARNATPGWVGRSPETPVVYYPQPVDARNSFLLVRVTGDALVARATLSRAVAAIDSSAIGDVHTLEQAMDVQVYPYQVSYAIAWFIGAVALLLTIAGVYGVLSDLVAQRMREMGVRMPLGASGRSLIGLVLGNATRLAVVGTAVGGLAALGVSKLFAASFMWINVYDPFGYAIGIGVVLASTIAAAFVPARRAATVNPVEALRADS
- a CDS encoding PadR family transcriptional regulator; the encoded protein is MTARKTDLLQGTLDLIVLRLLRAGPANGWDMTQSIQVVSKGVLDVNYGSLYPALRRLEGKGLIKGRWGTSENNRRARFYELTPNGLKQLDTERREWERFQQALGLILRTG
- a CDS encoding DUF3108 domain-containing protein; the protein is MLLSLLSAAFLAFSRTDSRVIRAAEDSLRCAPGERRVEIAAAADPRPGYSSDEQLQYSAYYGKLRVGSGEMRLAGRDTVRGHSTWKAMFIMDGGIPGAHVHDTTITWFDSVTFNSMRFVQRVHDPGYHADRDTHIFPEDKTFRTKDGEVHPSVADPLDDMSLVYLVRTLPLEPGQCYVLSRYFKPESNPVVVHVVRRDTVDVPAGRFPAIMLRPEIKTKGIFSKDGHAELWLADDSARTVLQLKTGLSFGSISLKLKHIGRNP